The proteins below are encoded in one region of Colletotrichum lupini chromosome 5, complete sequence:
- a CDS encoding GMC oxidoreductase produces MRWCLHVTNVLLGYIVATASAVPSQHFVPRQSTDILASYDYVVVGSGPGGGPLAARLAIAGKKVLLIDAGDDQGDSIPYQVPALNLQSTEYAPMKWDYYVQHFADLEAQKKDSKMTYRLANGELYVGLNPPAGAEPLGILYPRAGTLGGCGSHNALITVYPHKSDWDGIATLTGDTTWGSSNMRKYFQRLENAEYLPNGIVGHGFDGWLTTSVTDLGLVIKDVKLLTVILSAASAMGKSLLGLIFSTIQGLGEVLLRDLDVDLPSRDSAEGLYQVPISVNKGVRNGPREFVLDTADAKNADGSRKYHLDIKLTTLVTKVRFDQSGAKPRAVGVDFVTGQSLYRADPRSGAAGSGVAGSVNATAEVIISAGAFNTPQLLKLSGVGPKEELSSFGIPSIVDLPGVGTNLQDRYETSVIGETPTNFQIIEGCTFIRPGTDDPCLKKWQDGAASGDRGIYGSNGISLGIVKKSTVAEGDPDLFIAGAPVAFPGYYPGYSVDGTADQRHWTWITLKAHSRNRAGTVKLRSADPRDMPQIDFNSFQDEATGAKDIQAVVEGMKLSRKMFESVVPLTGGFTEVWPGKNVTDADLPEFVRNEAWGHHASCTCPIGKDGDATAVLDSKFKVRGTEGLRVVDASVFPKIPGYYIASAVYMISEKAADVILGV; encoded by the exons ATGCGTTGGTGTCTTCATGTCACAAACGTGTTGCTCGGCTACATCGTGGCCACGGCCTCTGCTGT CCCGAGCCAGCACTTTGTCCCACGGCAATCTACCGACATCCTCGCGTCTTATGACTACGTCGTTGTCGGTTCCGGGCCGGGTGGTGGCCCACTTGCCGCCCGGCTCGCCATCGCCGGGAAGAAGGTCCTTCTCATCGACGCCGGCGACGACCAGGGAGACTCGATCCCGTACCAGGTCCCTGCGTTGAACCTTCAGTCGACAGAGTACGCCCCAATGAAATGGGACTACTACGTTCAACACTTTGCCGATCTCGAGGCCCAGAAGAAGGACTCCAAGATGACATACCGACTTGCGAACGGGGAGCTCTACGTCGGACTCAACCCACCGGCTGGCGCTGAGCCGCTCGGCATCCTTTATCCTAGAGCTGGTACGCTGGGTGGTTGCGGCAGTCACAACGCGTTGATCACGGTCTACCCGCACAAGTCAGACTGGGATGGCATCGCGACCTTGACCGGAGACACCACCTGGGGCTCGTCCAACATGCGCAAGTACTTCCAGCGCTTAGAGAACGCTGAATACTTGCCCAATGGTATTGTAGGACACGGGTTCGACGGCTGGCTTACCACCTCCGTGACGGACCTTGGACTTGTCATCAAGGATGTCAAGCTCCTTACGGTTATTCTGTCCGCTGCTTCCGCCATGGGCAAGAGTCTCCTGGGATTGATCTTCTCGACGATCCAGGGTCTCGGCGAGGTTCTCCTTCGTGATCTCGACGTCGACCTGCCCAGCCGTGACTCTGCCGAGGGCCTCTACCAGGTCCCCATCTCCGTCAACAAGGGCGTCCGCAATGGACCGCGCGAATTCGTCCTGGACACGGCCGACGCGAAGAACGCGGATGGTTCTAGGAAGTACCACCTCGACATTAAGCTCACCACCCTCGTGACCAAGGTGCGCTTCGACCAGAGCGGCGCGAAGCCCCGGGCCGTGGGGGTAGACTTTGTTACGGGACAGAGCCTTTACCGCGCCGACCCCCGATCCGGCGCTGCTGGCTCTGGCGTCGCCGGATCCGTAAACGCCACGGCCGAAGTCATCATATCAGCCGGCGCCTTCAATACCCCGCAGCTGCTCAAGCTCAGTGGCGTTGGCCCGAAAGAGGAGCTATCCTCTTTCGGTATCCCTTCTATCGTCGATCTTCCTGGTGTTGGCACCAACTTGCAAGACC GTTACGAGACGTCCGTTATTGGCGAAACGCCGACAAACTTTCAGATCATCGAAGGCTGCACCTTCATTCGCCCTGGCACCGACGATCCCTGCTTGAAAAAGTGGCAGGACGGCGCCGCGAGTGGTGATAGGGGGATTTATGGTTCCAACGGCATCAGCCTGGGTATCGTGAAGAAGTCGACCGTGGCAGAGGGAGACCCGGACCTCTTTATCGCAGGAGCACCAGTCGCCTTCCCTGGGTACTATCCCGGATACTCCGTCGATGGCACCGCGGATCAGAGACATTGGACGTGGATCACCCTCAAAGCCCACAGCCGCAACCGGGCCGGAACCGTCAAGCTGCGTTCAGCCGATCCGCGGGATATGCCGCAGATTGACTTCAACTCATTCCAGGACGAGGCAACGGGCGCTAAGGACATCCAGGCCGTGGTGGAGGGCATGAAGCTCTCGCGCAAGATGTTCGAGAGCGTCGTGCCCCTCACGGGAGGCTTCACCGAGGTCTGGCCCGGGAAGAACGTCACCGATGCGGACTTGCCCGAGTTCGTCAGGAATGAAGCCTGGGGCCACCATGCCAGCTGCACGTGCCCCATTGGCAAAGACGGCGATGCCACTGCTGTCTTGGACTCGAAGTTCAAGGTGAGAGGGACTGAAGGCCTGCGGGTGGTGGACGCGAGCGTGTTCCCCAAGATTCCTGGGTATTACATCGCGTCGGCGGTGTACATGATTAGCGAGAAGGCGGCGGATGTAATTCTTGGAGTATAG